In one window of Leptospira bourretii DNA:
- the murI gene encoding glutamate racemase: MNSRGRYKIGIFDSGLGGLSVLRTLWKETSNIDYIYFGDLINSPYGQKSKSEVLELSKNAFEYLLEKDCEAVLFACNTATSAAADFLRTKHSVPIFGMEPALKPAVAENPGVKIAVFATDLTLKEEKFKNLVSGFPVGTEILPVPCEGLAKLIDKDRWEDAWDFFDSKIKTVVKDCDVFVLGCTHYVFLKERILYNYPKVKVYDGNLGTTLHMKRVLNLPDFHENKNQLDILLNTSDSDYVHLAGRIAKTITPNHTLSLINTTTGKLHV, translated from the coding sequence ATGAATTCACGGGGCCGATATAAAATTGGAATTTTTGATTCAGGTCTTGGTGGCCTTTCTGTTTTAAGGACACTCTGGAAAGAAACTTCAAACATTGATTATATTTATTTTGGTGACTTAATCAATTCACCTTATGGTCAAAAATCCAAATCGGAAGTATTGGAACTTTCGAAAAATGCATTTGAATATTTGTTAGAGAAAGATTGTGAAGCAGTTCTGTTTGCTTGTAATACGGCAACATCGGCAGCTGCAGATTTTTTACGGACAAAACATTCGGTCCCAATTTTTGGAATGGAACCTGCTTTGAAACCAGCAGTGGCAGAGAACCCTGGAGTAAAAATTGCTGTTTTTGCAACAGACTTAACATTAAAGGAAGAAAAGTTTAAAAACTTGGTTTCAGGTTTCCCTGTGGGAACAGAGATCCTTCCTGTTCCATGTGAAGGACTTGCCAAACTAATCGACAAAGACCGCTGGGAAGATGCATGGGATTTTTTTGATTCAAAAATAAAAACCGTAGTGAAGGACTGTGATGTTTTTGTTTTGGGTTGCACTCACTATGTTTTTCTAAAAGAACGAATTCTTTATAATTATCCAAAAGTGAAAGTCTATGATGGCAATTTAGGCACTACACTACATATGAAACGAGTTTTGAATCTTCCTGACTTCCATGAAAATAAAAACCAGTTGGATATTCTTTTGAATACTTCTGATTCGGACTATGTTCATTTAGCAGGAAGGATTGCAAAAACAATTACTCCTAACCACACTCTATCCCTCATTAATACTACTACAGGAAAACTCCATGTCTAA
- a CDS encoding pyridoxal phosphate-dependent aminotransferase: MRRNIVHSGADALIYEIRQIVALAKQIEAMGVSITWENIGDPIQKGESVPTWMKDIVSGLVAQNKSWAYTATQGDETTRKFLASKVNERGGAQITSDDILFFNGLGDAVAKIFGFMRREARILGPSPAYSTLSSAEAAHSGYEHLTYELNPDNDWMPDLEDIENKVKYNDSIAGILLINPDNPTGAVYPKEVMREIVKICEKYDIILICDETYAHVNYSEWGSIHLSEVIGDKVCGFALRSISKEFPWPGARCGWLEVFNRKNDPTFERYIKSLLDAKMLEVCSTTLPQLSIPLVYSHPEFLNHLKFRNQKFKKKAEKATKILTGIPGVKVIQPKGAFYLTVLFEDGALKPHMTLPISNTKVRDFVAPLMEKAALDRRFVLHLLASAGICVVPLSSFCCNRNGFRVTLLEEDETKFEWIYETLADNIRKYLAS; the protein is encoded by the coding sequence ATGAGAAGAAATATAGTCCACTCGGGTGCTGATGCACTCATTTATGAAATCCGCCAGATTGTAGCCCTTGCCAAACAAATTGAGGCAATGGGTGTTAGTATCACCTGGGAAAATATTGGTGATCCCATCCAAAAGGGAGAATCTGTTCCCACTTGGATGAAGGATATTGTCAGTGGACTGGTGGCCCAAAATAAATCTTGGGCCTATACGGCAACACAAGGGGATGAAACCACTCGGAAGTTTTTAGCATCCAAAGTCAACGAACGTGGTGGAGCGCAAATCACTTCCGATGACATTCTTTTCTTTAACGGTCTTGGAGATGCTGTTGCAAAAATTTTTGGATTTATGAGACGAGAAGCAAGGATTCTTGGTCCTTCTCCCGCCTATTCCACGTTATCTTCCGCAGAAGCGGCACATTCAGGATATGAACATCTTACTTATGAATTAAATCCAGATAATGATTGGATGCCTGACTTAGAAGACATTGAGAATAAAGTAAAATACAATGATTCAATTGCGGGGATTTTACTCATCAATCCAGATAATCCTACAGGAGCAGTTTACCCCAAAGAAGTGATGCGGGAGATTGTTAAAATCTGCGAAAAGTATGATATCATTTTAATCTGCGATGAAACTTATGCTCATGTCAATTATTCAGAATGGGGAAGTATCCACTTATCTGAAGTGATTGGTGATAAAGTTTGTGGGTTTGCACTCAGATCCATTTCGAAAGAATTTCCTTGGCCAGGTGCACGTTGTGGTTGGTTAGAAGTTTTTAATCGCAAAAATGACCCAACATTTGAAAGATACATTAAGTCATTGTTAGATGCAAAGATGTTGGAAGTTTGTTCGACAACTCTTCCTCAACTTTCCATTCCACTTGTTTATTCCCATCCAGAATTTTTAAATCATCTAAAATTTAGAAACCAGAAGTTTAAAAAGAAAGCAGAAAAGGCAACAAAGATTCTAACCGGAATTCCTGGTGTTAAAGTGATTCAACCCAAAGGTGCTTTTTATTTAACTGTTCTCTTTGAGGACGGGGCTTTAAAACCTCACATGACCCTTCCCATATCAAATACAAAAGTCCGTGATTTTGTGGCTCCTTTAATGGAAAAAGCAGCCCTAGATCGAAGATTCGTATTGCATTTGTTAGCTTCTGCTGGAATTTGTGTGGTTCCGCTCAGTTCCTTTTGTTGTAATCGAAATGGATTTAGAGTCACACTTTTAGAAGAAGATGAAACTAAGTTCGAGTGGATTTATGAAACTCTCGCTGACAATATCAGGAAGTATTTAGCATCTTAG
- a CDS encoding S1C family serine protease, whose amino-acid sequence MERKTSIPPVVYINFALVFVLLFAIFFPEIRMAVTKLFASPKPISSSKQSQAIQIQTSFRNVYREAQQFVVSIRTKKTEMIFHPYAFGESREDRISSIGSGFIIDERGFVVTNYHVIKNAEIIEIIMSDGRIFPARYVGSHERADIALLKIPSNDRFTPAFLGNSDEIEVGDWAIAVGSPYGLEKTFTVGVVSAKSREDLDETGQTHIQTDTAINPGSSGGPLLNIYGEVVGINRMIRSSSGASAGIGFAIPISYAKRVLRQIEQNVGQNIRPATLGVMATAPLPDHRKSLGIPGETVGVLVYDIEPNSSAEKGGLRRYDFIEGANGLQIRHINDLREQVGLVGLGGVLRLKILRDTQEMELSIPLVEAAYKKGQ is encoded by the coding sequence ATGGAAAGAAAAACTTCGATTCCGCCAGTCGTCTACATTAACTTTGCCTTAGTTTTTGTACTTTTGTTCGCCATCTTCTTTCCCGAGATTCGAATGGCTGTCACAAAACTATTTGCATCTCCTAAACCAATTTCTTCTAGCAAACAAAGCCAGGCCATTCAGATCCAAACTAGTTTTCGCAATGTGTACCGCGAAGCCCAACAATTTGTGGTTTCGATTCGGACAAAAAAAACAGAGATGATTTTCCATCCTTATGCTTTTGGCGAAAGTAGAGAAGATCGAATTTCTTCCATTGGCAGTGGATTTATCATCGATGAGAGAGGGTTTGTTGTTACAAACTACCATGTCATCAAAAATGCAGAGATCATCGAAATCATCATGTCGGATGGTCGCATTTTCCCGGCACGTTATGTGGGAAGCCACGAAAGGGCGGACATTGCTTTGTTGAAAATCCCAAGTAACGACCGTTTTACTCCTGCTTTTCTTGGCAATTCTGATGAAATCGAAGTAGGGGATTGGGCCATAGCGGTTGGCTCACCATACGGACTCGAAAAAACATTTACTGTGGGTGTGGTATCTGCCAAATCTCGAGAAGATTTGGACGAAACGGGGCAAACCCATATCCAAACGGACACAGCCATTAATCCTGGTTCCAGTGGTGGCCCACTTTTGAACATTTATGGAGAAGTGGTCGGGATCAATCGTATGATTCGTTCGTCCTCTGGAGCGAGTGCAGGTATTGGATTTGCCATCCCCATTAGTTATGCCAAACGGGTTCTCCGCCAAATCGAACAAAATGTCGGACAAAATATCAGGCCGGCGACTCTGGGGGTAATGGCCACAGCCCCGCTTCCCGATCACCGGAAATCACTAGGAATTCCTGGGGAAACTGTGGGTGTTTTGGTCTATGATATCGAACCAAATTCTTCCGCAGAGAAAGGGGGGCTTCGGCGTTACGACTTTATTGAAGGTGCCAATGGCCTCCAAATCCGTCATATCAACGATTTAAGAGAACAAGTGGGACTTGTTGGTCTCGGGGGCGTCTTACGGTTGAAGATATTACGGGATACCCAAGAGATGGAATTATCGATCCCTTTGGTCGAGGCCGCCTATAAAAAGGGCCAGTAA
- a CDS encoding aminopeptidase → MPKPLPLLPIPLPCRIKKIPRNFSFLLIPLFLSGCLPYLFHLGKEQSSIILGREKIEEILKHKGLDSQTKQKLNLIREARIFAIGELALNEKGGFEYYTKLEREEIGWNVSASEALELKSYTWWFPIAGTVPYKGFFEKEMAVSLEKELKAEGFDTRIRPIGGYSTLGWFSDPVLSPQLKWPDYRLVGLVFHEMAHATAYLPGDSILNESYASYVEEKGIELYYTKKEGEKSANLEKFRKDKTRRAVTLDLLKKYAEELKTLYASPIETEQKRIQKNLIMVQFKEEVIQKKLVPEEKSKEFLAREWNNEDFLGALRYHSGEVSFESLFQKSDNNFQKFHEEVKKLFDLSEEERKKFLNQTL, encoded by the coding sequence ATGCCAAAACCCCTTCCACTTTTGCCGATTCCCCTTCCTTGTCGAATCAAAAAGATTCCTAGAAATTTCTCGTTTTTACTGATTCCTCTTTTTCTTTCCGGGTGTTTGCCATATTTATTTCATCTGGGCAAGGAACAATCGTCGATCATCTTGGGTCGTGAAAAAATAGAAGAAATTCTAAAACACAAAGGATTGGATTCACAAACAAAACAAAAATTAAACTTAATCCGAGAAGCAAGAATTTTTGCCATCGGGGAACTTGCGCTAAACGAAAAAGGTGGATTTGAATATTATACAAAATTAGAGAGAGAAGAAATTGGCTGGAATGTGAGTGCTTCAGAAGCCTTAGAATTAAAGTCCTATACGTGGTGGTTTCCCATTGCTGGAACTGTTCCCTACAAAGGTTTCTTTGAAAAAGAAATGGCTGTTTCTCTCGAAAAGGAATTAAAAGCCGAGGGTTTCGACACACGCATCCGACCCATCGGAGGATACTCGACACTTGGTTGGTTTTCAGATCCTGTTTTGTCTCCCCAACTCAAATGGCCAGATTATCGATTAGTGGGACTTGTCTTTCATGAAATGGCACATGCAACGGCCTATCTTCCAGGAGATTCCATACTCAATGAGTCTTACGCAAGTTATGTGGAAGAAAAAGGAATCGAGTTATATTATACAAAGAAAGAAGGAGAAAAAAGTGCAAATCTTGAAAAATTCCGAAAAGATAAAACCAGAAGAGCAGTCACCTTAGATCTTTTAAAAAAATATGCTGAAGAACTAAAAACACTTTATGCTTCTCCAATAGAGACGGAACAAAAAAGAATTCAAAAAAATTTGATTATGGTTCAATTCAAAGAAGAAGTGATTCAAAAAAAATTAGTACCCGAAGAAAAATCCAAAGAATTTTTGGCAAGGGAATGGAATAACGAAGATTTTTTAGGTGCACTTCGTTACCATTCAGGTGAGGTTAGTTTTGAGTCTTTGTTTCAAAAATCTGACAACAACTTCCAAAAATTTCATGAAGAAGTAAAAAAACTTTTTGATCTATCAG